A region from the Vespula pensylvanica isolate Volc-1 chromosome 9, ASM1446617v1, whole genome shotgun sequence genome encodes:
- the LOC122631755 gene encoding uncharacterized protein LOC122631755 — translation MYKTQDHFKTSQKLISVTPQMIREAVEVLQMRKLFVSTELIIDYLIKHYPVDSEALTTELIPKLKYAVRVGLITKFGHDQFCIPTLLQDANTIETAFTAF, via the exons aTGTATAAAACACAAG atcATTTTAAAACAAGTCAAAAGTTGATATCGGTAACACCACAGATGATACGCGAAGCTGTAGAAGTTCTACAAATGAGAAAACTTTTTGTTAGCACTGAACtaataatagattatttaataaaacattatccAGTAGATAGTGAAGCACTTACAACAGAACTTATTCCAAAATTGAAATATGCTGTACGCGTTggattaataacaaaatttggACATGATCAATTTTGTATTCCGACATTGCTACAAGATGCTAACACAATCGAGACGGCATTCACTGCATTTTGA